In Palaemon carinicauda isolate YSFRI2023 chromosome 14, ASM3689809v2, whole genome shotgun sequence, the following proteins share a genomic window:
- the LOC137653314 gene encoding zinc finger protein 43-like yields MNTDMGHYVCSLCNISFGELSILHLHMGVHVEFVGPKDRFPSEIPEINTVSEGKKNSDGKEEYQCTVCHKYFSNRSVFSLHNLAHHEGKSFQCKICGKVFSSKSGVYNHVCSHISERLCRCTRGHLSLQGKDNQPRLFESAEDLLKCNVCDGGFSSKKRLENHINKHKEHSCPICKIPYKGPLDYDKHMRRHFQVSVHLFRCEICFETFCNKEERDYHMKIHQSPHSVEVDLISRSCDPKTSALKDGKITNDSASTSEDMVSKRFKSDHLQESGRNFEQCLGSGKGSDLHSTLKGVRVLRGTISEISKKAHNHSGNETMGNTSEVNIKEFSNFKSHKDFSATVGNSNINFNMKSSAVEEIGKYECKLCLTVVREKHAFWQHLVEHSEDVPLTCKICVEVFDDVDSWKIHTKQKCSCALCGKMIKRANYGQHKKICPISYPFKCRVCIKRFSSSEVFRDHMKTHSQEKSCRCKVCGEVLLLKYEVERHNKMHGEESVEPVSMSEDEDDPSSATSANDPSHDVKSIQSLQNVDMSYEERDEKIPLSSIRKLCSIDYSSVNSLDTIIVKEEPLFEEDKLFNDKDTKDIEQDNFVIMTGEVDNFIVDESVEDPLA; encoded by the coding sequence ATGAATACTGATATGGGGCACTATGTGTGTTCtttgtgtaacatttcttttgggGAATTGTCTATTCTTCACCTTCACATGGGAGTTCATGTAGAATTCGTGGGCCCAAAAGATAGATTTCCTAGTGAAATACCAGAGATTAACACTGTGTCTGAAGGCAAGAAAAATTCTGATGGCAAAGAAGAGTATCAGTGTACAGTATGCCACAAGTATTTCAGCAACCGTAGTGTTTTTTCACTTCATAATCTTGCTCACCACGAGGGTAAAAGTTTCCAGTGCAAAATATGTGGAAAAGTTTTCTCGTCAAAAAGTGGTGTGTATAATCATGTCTGTAGTCACATAAGTGAAAGGCTTTGTAGGTGCACTAGAGGTCATCTTTCCCTGCAAGGAAAGGACAATCAGCCAAGACTATTTGAGAGTGCCGAGGATTTACTAAAATGCAATGTGTGTGATGGAGGGTTTAGctcaaagaaaagattagaaaatcaTATTAATAAGCACAAGGAACATAGTTGCCCCATTTGTAAAATACCTTATAAAGGGCCACTTGATTACGATAAGCACATGAGACGCCATTTTCAAGTTTCGGTACATTTATTTCGATGCGAGATATGTTTTGAAACATTTTGTAACAAAGAAGAGAGAGATTACCACATGAAAATTCACCAATCCCCACACAGTGTGGAAGTGGATTTGATCAGTCGCAGTTGTGATCCAAAGACTTCTGCATTGAAAGATGGGAAAATTACAAATGACAGTGCAAGTACTTCAGAAGATATGGTCTCCAAACGATTTAAATCAGACCATTTGCAAGAAAGTGGTAGAAACTTTGAACAGTGTCTCGGTTCAGGTAAAGGGAGTGATCTGCACAGTACACTTAAGGGGGTCAGGGTTTTACGTGGGACAATAAGTGAGATATCTAAAAAAGCACACAATCATTCAGGCAACGAAACAATGGGGAATACTAGTGAAGTCAACATCAAAGAGTTCTCAAATTTCAAGTCCCACAAAGATTTTTCGGCTACAGTTGGGAATagcaatattaatttcaatatgaaatctaGTGCTGTTGAAGAAATTGGAAAATATGAGTGCAAGCTGTGTTTGACTGTGGTGAGAGAAAAGCATGCGTTTTGGCAGCATTTGGTGGAGCATTCTGAGGATGTGCCTTTAACATGTAAAATTTGTGTGGAAGTCTTTGATGACGTAGATTCGTGGAAGATTCACACAAAACAGAAATGTAGTTGTGCCCTTTGTGGAAAGATGATAAAAAGAGCGAATTATGGTCAACACAAAAAAATCTGCCCAATCAGTTACCCCTTTAAGTGTCGTGTTTGTATCAAAAGATTCTCATCGTCAGAAGTCTTTAGAGACCATATGAAAACACATTCCCAAGAGAAGTCATGCAGATGCAAAGTCTGTGGGGAAGTGCTTCTTTTGAAATATGAAGTAGAGAGGCACAACAAAATGCATGGGGAAGAAAGTGTAGAACCAGTTTCCATGAGTGAGGATGAGGATGATCCCTCCTCCGCTACAAGTGCCAATGATCCTTCACATGACGTGAAATCAATTCAGTCATTGCAAAATGTGGATATGTCTTATGAAGAAAGGGATGAAAAAATACCACTATCTTCAATAAGAAAGTTATGTTCAATTGATTACAGTTCAGTGAACTCTCTTGATACCATAATTGTCAAGGAAGAACCATTATTTGAAGAGGATAAACTTTTTAATGACAAAGATACAAAAGACATAGAGCAAGATAATTTTGTGATAATGACTGGCGAAGTAGATAATTTTATTGTGGATGAAAGTGTAGAGGATCCATTAGCATAA